atattcgctACGATTACTTTACTTGGATTTTATCAAACTCAAAGGACTCATACATTTCAGGGCATacatttaccttaaaaaatacaagtaacatgtacatgtatattcatataattatatcttttttGTTAAAGAGAACCAAACTCTAATACTTCTTTATCGGTTTTTCTAGTCATACATTAATATGAACATACATTTTACAAACTTTGAAAACGGTCTAACAGTCGATTACCATGAAAGATCATAATTAAGTTCTCTGTAATTCAGAAAGCGTTGGAGCTCTTGCAGTGTCTACAGAGTACACTTCATCCGGGTTGTTCTCAGTTTAACGATCGATTCAGTCTGACAGATATTCAACAGATTTACAGCACCCTGGAGGCAATCACTCGATATCAGCCATACATATCTTTAGAAGCAGTTGTAAGTAGTGCAACATTGTTCATCTACATTATCAATTATGAACGTAAAAGTTTTGATTTATGAGAATCCTTCAAGTATGAAAttggtttatatataatatataacgGTCTACTTCAACAAAAACGACTGCGTGCAAAGCCGTTCTTGAAATGGATGAACAATTGAaacattactattttttttagaatcgtACAACGGATATATTGGTGACAGTTAACGATTGTCTTCTATATGCAACCAGAAGGAATCCACCCCCAGTGAAGAACACTGAAACTATTTCTGATGTTGTAACAGGTATATGTATAATGGCCCAACTTTCAAGGACAGAAATTTTCAACAGTTCTCAACAATCACCTTTGTTTCAAAACAgttgaaaattaatgatataCGGCTTGGTGTATTCCGAACCACTTTATACAACTTGAATGCAAACTATGTAAATATCACGTTAAAGATTGGTTGTCTTGTAAAAATAGAAGGGGATTAGTCAGGATACAGATCATACCTGTGCCACAAACacattctgaaaaaataaaataactttgaGAGGCGGTTCTTATGACACCATCACTTTAGTGTATTGAGGGTCACTTCAGAGTATTCAGTAGTTAAACTGGCAAAAAACAAcctgacaaaaaattattaatgaaaaattgccCTTAATCTAAAAACGTAAAGAGATCATCATTTTagtccattttttaaaaattatattagatTTAATAAACCCCCTATGCATGGCCTGTCCATTATTTCTGTCGAAACGCAAAGCAAATATGAAGGGCATCAACTAATGTAAAAAGAAAGTTCGACTTTAATAGCCCTAGCATTGTAAAAGCATTGCTTTGCatacataaaaaacatttaaacgaATTATATTCAAAACACAAGTGTCTTGCATGCATTAATACGGATACTGTCACTGTGTACACTCGTGATTGGAAATGCCCCAAACTATATGGAGCTGAGAATGCAGTCATATGGTCTACATTCAATAATgttgcaaaaaatatttaaaattcttaaaagcatttaaaattgCCAATAAACAGTTTGTCAATTTTCGTCAATTATTAAGGCTACAGTGTAAATGAGAGAACATTGAACAgcgtttttgtaaataaaaaggaaaGCGAGCACATTTATTAACTAATCACACGTGATTTGTttaattgttgatattttctctttaaattttgtatatagGGAAAACTTACATCTTGCTGATGATGAATTTTGGGTAGTTTCATTAGtatatatgttttgtatattgCATAGTGTCAAACAGACACGAAACGCGGGGTGGTTCGGAATACATCATATGACTGTATTTAGTGCTAAAATGAAGGATGCagccaaaaatgtttttttaaagctCATCTGAACTGaaagttcaagtgagcttttctgatcacctgttgtccgtcgtcTGTCCGCCTGTCTTCCCGTAAACTTTTTACCTTTGAGAATTCTTTTCTAGAGCCACTGGGTCATATTTAACCGAACCGTACTTATTCTTATGGTAAGGGAATTCTAAACTATTAAAATAACTGGcgaaatctttttaaaagggagGTAATCCCGAAACAACAAAACTAGGctgcatgttttaaaaatagtctTCTTAAgtaccactgcaccagaaatgccaatatttaaaCCAAAGCTTgcatatatgataaaaattgcaaattgtTAAAAGCGTGACAAAAACTGGGGTCCGCAGAGGGGTTCAAGGTTTAACATAGAATATCTAGGGATAATTATTAAAATCTTCATCACAAAAACCACAATGCTATAATTTGTGAGATTATTGTGCAATCATATCTTCATATCAAGGCCATTGTGActttcttttactttttaatacatgtatttatttctagatGTAGCTCATTTTCTAGTTTAGTTATTTCTTATACGATAAGACCAATGATTTGTTACTTGATGCATCTTAGATCTTAGGAAATGATGTCCAAAAAAAGAAGGCCTTTTATAGattgtttaaatgtattgtCAAATTCTTAAATATAGGAAAGGTTTTGTAAGTTTCACAATATTTAGAAGAGTTTTATACTAAAACGTTTCGAAAAAGAGAATGATATAATATCTGTTGtccaggtgagcgatgtgactCATGGACTATTTGCTTATATATGTgccattaaaaacaaaaattgaaaaacaaaataattttaaaatatcattttatgtttgctgtgtttctcttttttttcaagctCTATTCTATGTTTTGGACAACATTCTGGATAAAATGCTACCTTCTCAACTACAAAACTTTGATGAACCCTTGTCAGAAGAAGGAATCAAAGAAGACATTTTAAGACGTATCCGGCAAATTGTACAAGAGTCAAGTCTTTTACGACAAAACAGTGGGAATGTGACAGTTGATTATGGAGTGATCAATCGCCAATCACATCTCATTTTTCAACTACGTGCTCGAGAAAGGATATTTCAGGCTGAACAGCGAAAAACGGTTAGAACTTTAAATAATGCTTAACTACATTTATCAACTTTTCAGTACAAGTACATatttcatctatttttttttgtttactggCAGGCTGAGAGTTGTTTTCCAAAAATTAAACGATTACTGTCGGTTGCAACATACGTGCTCCAAAATACTCTGGTTGTGGGAGAAAGATATTCCTTCCAAAATGGACTTGGTATActtgaaataattataaataaattagtaTTCAAAGATGTGATCCGGGAACCTGAGAAGTATTGCAAAGGAGTGTTCAAATCCAATGGATCAGAATATCACGATTCTGATATCTATATTGGGGTGGGTATCTACTCCACTGATCAATGAGTCTATAGCTACTGACCAAAGACCAATGCTCACCAAGTACCATTTCTTGCCAGTGCattgcattgttacgtcattttatgaACATATAAATAAAACGAGAAATgccgtaacaatgcactggcttGAAAAGGTTCTTGGCGTGCATTGGTCTTTGGCCAGTAGTAATAACACTGTACATAAATATATTACGTTGAACTTTACTGCTAAAGGAATTtgagaaacatttttatttcaaaagttctAGTAATATGATTATTATGTGTTCTTAGTGAATTAACTAATTCTTATATACATTAATCTGTTTTATAGATAACAAGTTTTCTGAAAAATCCCTATATATATGGTGGTAATTCTTCTGCAGTAACGTCAGTTGTTCCAATTATCAAGGTTCCAGTCAATATTTCAGTTGATGCAAGGATTCCTAATAAAGCATTTTtagattataaaaaatatatacctttAATCAATCCAGCATACCCCGAACAGATGATTTTCTTCACGTTCGACGTCACGAATGATGGAGATTCTGTGATAATATATTTCAAGCCCGATGATTATGACCGTACGCGCCATCGAGATTTGCCTTTGTATTCATTTTACTTCCGTGCTGACACTTTTCCTacgcttacaaaatttgatttgaagAAAACATTGGAAGTTGGAGATTGGACAGAGTacggttttaaaatatttattcaaagcggagtgTGTGAAAAGGGCATTTGCTATCTCGGGATAAAACCTTTAAAAGGTAACTAAATAATCTTATTGCATCAGATACTGCCAGACAGATAGTTTTGTTATGATGTCTGGTATGACAATTACATGTAGAATTATGATTTCAAAATGACAACTTTTGGCACAATGtaactatatacatatattaagaaATCATCGTTAATGACTTAACGTATCAATTCCTAGCTCCAGAGGACGACCCTTTCGAGGATTTTGAAGATAGAAGAAAGCGAGAGGCTGTTTCTTTTAATACCACAATCAGCCCAGTTATAAACACAACCAATGACTTGAAGTCAGCCGAGTTCATTCCGGCGGAATCAAATTTTAGTGCTATCTTTATCACAACTGGTTGCCGAACGTGGAATGATGAAAACAATACGTGGAAAATGGAAGGATGCGAAGTAAGAAATTTAGTGAAAAGTTACACTTATTTGTTTACTGAAGCATTTTTGCTATAAGGTTTTGATATCGAAATTAACTTATCTTATGTCGTCTTATGAGTTGCAGGTGCTTCCCTTGAGTGATTTGAATGACACAGTGTGTCGTTGTGTAGGAGATACATTTTCATCCTCTTTCTACGTTCCCCCAAATGTCATAAATTTTCTGATGATTTGGAACAAGTTTGACTTTGACAACGCATCCGTATATGGGATGCTAATAGCTGTGTTTGTCATCTACATTTTGTTGGCAATAATTCTACATCGacaagatgaaaaaaataaacaggtaatttattttcatttaatgcaTTGTTCTACTTTTGTCTCCATAAGTTAATTAATGCATGAAAATGTAACttaatattcattaataaatttgatttactCAAAAATTAACAGTTCCATAACCCAATATGATATGAACCTTAATTAATTATATTGCAGCACCAGGTTGCATTCCTTTGTGATCATAAGGAGGAACATTGGTATTTCTACTTAATAAACGTATACACTGGGTTTCGCAGAGGAGCGGGTACAAAATCTAATGTCTTTTTTAACTTGACTGGCGATTATGGTGACTCAGGAGATCGTTTTCTGAACGATGGAAAAACTGAGGTAAAATTTAGGTTTACAAATgtgaaaattcaaataatgaaaaactCGAATAAATCTTGTGTcattgatagaaatatttcatcaataatgAAATCACCACCGATACTATCACTTAACTTACAGGGGTTCCCAACTTCTAGTGTTCGTATGTTCTTCTTTGGGACTAGAAAACGTTTGGGTGAACTAAGATATTTGAAGATTTGGCACGATAATTCCGGACCAAGTGGATTTCAGGGAtggtttttaaataaagttacaATAAAAgatttacaaacaaacaaaaggcAAGTGATAAATCTCTTTACTCCTTGACTGTTACCGTTTATTTGCCTTGATGGAAACGTCATGGTTTTTTATCCTTTCAGGTACACTTTCCAATGCAACAAATGGCTGGCTCTTGATGACAAAGACTGCACAATCGAGAGATATCTTTTAGAATTGCCCAACGAACACTCCTCGTTGCCTACTCTCCTAAAGGACCAATCCCAGCGGCAGATGTCTGAACATCATTTGTGGATGTCGTTATTTTTTCGATCCGATGGACTTCAATTTAGTAGTGTACAGAAGCTCTCTTGCTTGCTTGCTCTGGTGTGTCTCGTTATGGTTTCGAATGCAATGTTCTTCAAATCCTCGAAAGAGGAACAACATATACAGCAGTTTAAACTGGGAATTCTTCGATTTTCCGCCTCCACATTTTACGTTTCCTTCATGGgagttttaatttcaacttCCCCAATCATATTTGCTACTATGATATTTCAACATGCAGGAAAAATGAGAACAATTACGAAAAGTAACAACGAAAAGAAAGATAGACTGGAAACAGATTCCTTGAATTTATATTCTGAAATCTTTCGTGAACATAAGACTCCATTATCTCATTTGCTTCTCTTTTTGGCTTGGTTTGTTATAGTCATCGCGGTCGTGTCGTCGAGTTTCTTCCTTATTTTATACAGTATGGAATGGGGTAAAGAAAAATCTGAAGAATGGTTgtcatctttctttttttcatttttagaatCAGTGTTGGTTGTAGATCCTGTAAAAGTTCTACTTATAACAATACTTTCATTGACTATTCTGAAACATTTGAAGGAAGAGGACAACCTAAAAGTTGATCTTGAAAAACTTGGTGTTTTAGCCTCTTATTCTGGAACATGGGAAACGGAAcaaaatattggtatttttctCTTCTTTACAGTCCTTCATTTCTACAAAAAATCCGTATAAGTATAGTTACGCGGttatgattcaaattataatagAAAATAGTAACACATTGCACACATggtattaattttacatttttttcgtATGGATTTTCTAGAGAAATAAATTCAGTTGTTAAAATGCGTTTGATCAACTTATTCTGTAAAATATCATGATTGTATATATCTTTTTCATAGAGAAGAGAGAATTGCCGAGGTGTTctaaaatatctaaaaacagGATTAGAAAACTGCGGAAAAAGTATGAGGATGAAACAAACGCTAGAAGCGCCTTGAGGGAGCTGTTGTCTTTCACTATCTACATCATCGCCATCTATATAATCAGTGTCACAGAAAGGGACAAGTACTCTTTTGGTGTTAAACAGAACATTGAAAACTATCTTCTTTACGGTAGAAATGGATTTAATTCGGTGCGTTATCTATTCAGAAATCGCAAaaactaaatttgaaaaaaaaataatgaaaacatgtTTGAATCGCAAATTGTTGCTCCCGcagtaagaaaaaattaaacgcTATGCACAGGCACTACTCACATgtatgtttgttttttcaataaaattatttctatatTGACACTACAATACAACTTTTATTTAGAATGTCATGGTGCCCCTTTGTAGATCAACAACACACGAGCTTTTTATGACTGGATGAATAAAACGTTTATACCGGCGTTTTATCCCGTGGAAAACTACGCTGGGGGATCTCTGAGGGCCTTGGAACGTCAATGGTTTAAGGATATGTCCGGCATTCGTGTTGGGCCTGCTCGTATGCGACAAGTTCGAATGAAAGAGAGTAAGATTAAGATCAGATTTCCATTCAAAAACGTTTATTTAATTCTTATGTTTGTGTgtgatcatttaaaaattaagactgTATTATTATGATTGAATACTATGCCAGTTATGTCATTTATACCTTCAATATCTACAGCTTAAAGATCTAGATGTTATATTATATGAGGAAGGGCATTATATTTCGTATGAATTTAATAAGGTTTAAAATTGTTGGTAAAAATGTTGAAGCTGGATGGGGTGCGTGGTAATTATTATTGATTTCTTTACTATCTAGGCACATGCTCCTACCATAAGCTGACCTGGCCGTACACTTGTGTAGATTCATACATCAAAGCTGAAGAAGACAGAAATGCATACTGTCTAGGCTGGCAGGAATACAACAAGGTATCCTGCGGTGGGTAtgtttacaaatacaaatactACACTTCGGATTCTTGGACATATATGGACGCTAGCGACATCTGGGGCATGACCATCAAAGGAGAATACAATTCTTACGGTGGGGGCGGGTATATTCTTAAATTTGTAAGAAACAGAGAAAATGCTCATCTCTTACTAGAAGAACTTCTGCGGTATGATTGGATTAATCGTCAGTCAAGAGCGGTTAGTTTGGAATTCACTTTGTTTAACCCTAATGTGAACTTGTTTGGATATGTCATTCTTCTCGTAGAATTTACAGAACTAGGCAGCGTGTTAACATGGAGTAATATACATGCGTTCAAACCAGTATTAAGTTTGTCATCACTCAATTCCATGGCATTGCTCTGCTATGCaacatgtattgtgtattacATATATCTGCCTTTTAATGTAATTTGGAATTTCAGTGTCTTTGGTTGGTCTGCATGGATAAAAATGCCATGGAACATCGTGGATTGTTTAAGTATCATTTTAGCTTATTCTGCAATAGCAGCATTCATATTAAGGATGGAAGATACGAATACAGCTATCAACATGTTTTATGAGGACAAATCAACTGGCGCGAACCGATTCATTAATTATGGACATATCGTAGTTTGGGATACTGTTTTCAATGTACTTTTAGCGGTTCTTGTTTTTCTATCCACTTTAAAGATCTTAAAAATCGTTGGATATAACAAAAGGTTCACAGAAATTACGGCCGTCATAAGTAGAGCCGGCAAGGAACTGTTGACCTTCGGAACGCTACTGATCACATTGTTCTTTGCTTTCGTGTCCTTTGCGTACCTTCTCTTTGGTTCAAAACTGGTTGGTTACAAATCCATGTTTAAAACCTGTGTGAGCCTGGTCAACACTTTCATCGGAAGAAACAAGCTTCGGACACTGGTCGAAGCCTCTCCAACTACAGCCGAGTTCTTCTATATGGCATATGTTGTCATTGTAATCATGTTTATGCTGACAATCTTTATGTCGATATTAAATAGCAGCATCAAAGAAGTCAGACTAGAGACCGCCAAGCACGCAGTTATGTTTGGAATGATAAAGGTCCTGAAAAAGACATTCAGAGAGTTCTTACAGCTGTTCTACATACCGAAAAGGAAGAATCAAAATAGTAAGTATGTGTTATATCGTGGATTCTTTTCTCTGAGAACACAGATAACgtctttattataaaaaaaaagccatTTATTtcagtcgtaaaatacaatttcaaatttaatttttttcttcaatgaaatgttaaatgttaaaaataaattaaagtttgcaaaagcacagtttctaactatattcagttttaaatattttcacataggataagaacaaaaattattgCCGTAAGTTTTTGCTGGTATCGAGCCCACAACCCAAAAAACGCAGTTGCTTTAGCCATTGAGCCACTTTAGTCACAACTAAGTGCGTTGTTCAAATGCTATATGTGACCTTTAATTAAAGAAGAATTTTATGTTAACAGCAgtaaagtaaatgatatatttttctgatttaGAGATAAATGTTTCGGAAGAAGTTGCTGATGACGTGGATTTAAAAGCCACATTGCAGTCAATCAGACAAACCTTAAAACGGTATGAGAGAGTGTATGTGGATGACACTGACAATCCTTCCTCgcaaattgtttaatttttcatcaaaGGAAATGAACTAACTTCCTCCCTGATGAAATTGCATGTGCAAtattacaaaatgaaatgtagttttaaaatatatattttttaataatgtatCAGTTGTAATGATTAGAATAGACGTGTTCTTTATGAAATCagtttatgtacatttttactCTAACAAATATATGTAGTTCTGCAACGTTTTTtacgtcatatttttttctttcttcttaatAAACTGCCATAAAAAGTTATTCTTAGGTGAGTCTTCTGTTCAATACGccaaagaaaatttcaaattgtaaaaattttattagTGAACACAATAATAGTACAATATAAAAGAACAAAAGTAATTGGGTTAGAAAGAAAAACACAAATGAGTTGAAAAATCATAACAGGATTTCGAGATATTAAATCCCACTTGATGAATGctatgaaatataaatgtttcACAAACTTATGTACACATCAAATATCTGATTTGACTAGAAAGTTTGAGAAAGTGGAAAACAGGATTTAAAACTAGATTTGTTTCAGAAACGCTACTGCTAGCCTGCTTGGAATGCAAAAGTTGTGAAATTGTCaggttgtaaattttgaatttactgggtagcagtaaatacaaaatttacccggtaaattcaaaatttacaacatgacaaaatGGCAGCCAAAAATCTGAAAACCAGAGAGGTACATCATTGGCAAACAGTAGCAACAAAAGTTATAGTTACGGAAGCTTGGCTTGACAAGgcattggtacatgtacactgaATACTAGGACTGATTGattgaaataatgaaaagttCTGGAGAAACTGAAAGCTTGTCCATTATTATGGTGATCTAgatcaaacaattttacattcTTGTGATaatcaaaaaaacaaacatgatgGCATTGTCTGAATTGATATCAATATTGCacaataatgaaaacaatataaaataactAAACTACAACATagaaatcaatgcaaaaaacaaatgcaaacaaaaaataaagtgtttcaacaacgattttttttctttcctttgcAGAAGTATTTTCCAAGTTAAAATACCatcatttttacaaataaattcaaaCCAATCACAACAGAATGTATGCCCATTTCAAAACCAATAAACCTTCTACCAAATGTGCAAAAAGTAGACTGAGTATTCAATATCTTGACCTCAAAGTATTATTCCATACATGCGTAGCTTTTAATATCTGAAGATCTTATAACAGGTCTTCTCACAAAGAAAATATGGGATACGTACACTTTAAATAAAGTGTCCCTCCTCCTATAGCTTCAAATAATTGAAGACGATTGGTTAAAGGAATGCAAACTTTAATAAAAACCAACTTTGCATTGGGACAGTACGATCATACTTCTTGATTCAAAACTAGTAGAGatctattttcaaaaaaatactCACAGTATTTATCAAAACTGCTTTTTTATTTATCACAGCCAGTATACTAGGTTTTGTATTTGAAGGATAAGTATATGCTATATACACATATTTCTCAACACATTTAAATCACACACTGTACAACACGAAATCCTCATACAGTCACTTAAATCTACAAAAGAGCCTGCAAAACTCCCTTGTATCTAAAACAGAATCTTCATACATTCAACACATTGACATGAGACAAGACCATACAACCCTCACAACTTTCAACATCCTCACCCATCAAGGTCAACTTCGACAGGTACCACCCCCACACCCACCCCTCCCTCATGTGCACACATGCTCTGCACAAACTTCCAAGTGTCTTTCTCGGGGTCGTACATCTCTACAGAGTTCAGATTAGCCAGTCCGTCGTAGCCCCCAATTGCGTACAGTTTGCCGTAGGTAGCCACTAGGGCTACCCTGCTACGCCTGACCCTCATAGAGGTGATGTAGGTCCAACAATCCTTCACGGGGTCGTAACACTCCACTGTATTGAGGAATACTGAACCATCGTATCCACCTGCTGCATACAGTTTACCGTTGAGGGAGACGACTCCTAGTCGACAGCGCTTTGTTAACATGGGAGTGACATAACTCCAGGTGTTTGTGGCAGTGTTGTACTTCTCCacctttataaatatacaatgtaagaAGTTGATGGATACATGAATGAAGGAGAAGGCCCTTCCAtaattgcattcaaattcatttcaatGCTTTTTGTGACTTGTAAATATATGACTCGACATTTATGAAtctaaaatgaatatttgtgaCAACATCtttagcatttgaaaatttcCAGCAGTTATTGATTTATCTGTTTGCATGCAcatccaattttcattttaaaaatctactatatttgaaatttttaaaaaaatccaaacttATGAAATGCTGTAAAAAAGAAgctctaatacatgtacaatgtaaaagtaaatatattcagtagaaagtgatatttttaatatcatctATACCAATATCTGATATGAAATTTTGATCatcaatattatttgataaagaggagcaaagaaatataaaaattaatgttgacCTGTTATTATAAGAATACACACAAttcatttataagaaaaaagtGGCTAAAGAGTGGCTAAAAAatgggtttttaaaaatttcttttacaattttaggAGGGTTAAAAGCTTCAATTTATTACCGAATTTGTTAATTTGctaattatttatttgataaataaattcatcAACTTTATTCATCATTTATTGTAAAAGTAGAACATATTACACTGgtttcaatttcactgttcacAGTCAAAGCAATAATACTTTCCATTTCATTAGACTccttatattctttttttttttataaaagtgtACCATACTGGTTTAAATTTAATTGGTCATGATCAAAGTTATAAATCATCATGATTTCCACAATGATTCGACGCATGCAATAATATAAAGCAAGTCATGTAAGATCTTACAGAATCAAATATAGAAAGTCCATCATGTCCACCACAGGCATATATCTCTCCATCCAAAAACGCCACTCCAGCTGCACTCCTGTGCTTCAACATATTGGAAAGAAGAGTCCACCTGTTAAAATCAAGCAGATAGAATCCATGTGAATAATGTTTCCCAAGCGTATTCTGAAGTAAATCACACACCGCTACCTGTACATGGAATGATAA
This genomic window from Magallana gigas chromosome 5, xbMagGiga1.1, whole genome shotgun sequence contains:
- the LOC136269591 gene encoding uncharacterized protein: MALKRVTPSDEYRHYYRSVVVPVNVTFTITLLDFRWFPPGIEVWWDFDDETGLDNFILKDQTRTHVFSSRRGTYHMTVKMNDSNSGLQYKHCVPITLGVIAFSCYPSAFDLRSENPIIADLSLSDGLELVVVPHNVPLPPGSVTFRIELRENQRDRPFVTCNMTISAISLSGEEILIHDQIIDECSLLTVGHGIAEFSGIPTDIAHYAITVTVNEGLSQDTFTQILTMQDDETTMISINCSLNCKDKAAVSSKLSLVAWCESCSFDDDLQYDWRLWQDENGLGRFTPLQHLFQQGTNQQGFVIPKNVLSQGASYIVTLSAKSADKTEGKVFRKIQTNTAPSGGICTFAHKIDSVPLLSVNCSGWTDDDDNGKAMTYRYETVTKRQLNKGIIDVISIHYDGSESSILDVPIQAGDQDFEYLVTVRVRIFDIYGDYGTYSKELVIRPPNPPLNEINVGKIQLNFADFTVKYIYYNRSGNDLQTINLIGAMASTFERVSYTDESTTEEDVMRGIDHLHIDNSLNEPIFIAYREKALELLQCLQSTLHPGCSQFNDRFSLTDIQQIYSTLEAITRYQPYISLEAVNRTTDILVTVNDCLLYATRRNPPPVKNTETISDVVTALFYVLDNILDKMLPSQLQNFDEPLSEEGIKEDILRRIRQIVQESSLLRQNSGNVTVDYGVINRQSHLIFQLRARERIFQAEQRKTAESCFPKIKRLLSVATYVLQNTLVVGERYSFQNGLGILEIIINKLVFKDVIREPEKYCKGVFKSNGSEYHDSDIYIGITSFLKNPYIYGGNSSAVTSVVPIIKVPVNISVDARIPNKAFLDYKKYIPLINPAYPEQMIFFTFDVTNDGDSVIIYFKPDDYDRTRHRDLPLYSFYFRADTFPTLTKFDLKKTLEVGDWTEYGFKIFIQSGVCEKGICYLGIKPLKAPEDDPFEDFEDRRKREAVSFNTTISPVINTTNDLKSAEFIPAESNFSAIFITTGCRTWNDENNTWKMEGCEVLPLSDLNDTVCRCVGDTFSSSFYVPPNVINFLMIWNKFDFDNASVYGMLIAVFVIYILLAIILHRQDEKNKQHQVAFLCDHKEEHWYFYLINVYTGFRRGAGTKSNVFFNLTGDYGDSGDRFLNDGKTEGFPTSSVRMFFFGTRKRLGELRYLKIWHDNSGPSGFQGWFLNKVTIKDLQTNKRQVINLFTP
- the LOC105347188 gene encoding polycystin-2-like protein 2, yielding MVFYPFRYTFQCNKWLALDDKDCTIERYLLELPNEHSSLPTLLKDQSQRQMSEHHLWMSLFFRSDGLQFSSVQKLSCLLALVCLVMVSNAMFFKSSKEEQHIQQFKLGILRFSASTFYVSFMGVLISTSPIIFATMIFQHAGKMRTITKSNNEKKDRLETDSLNLYSEIFREHKTPLSHLLLFLAWFVIVIAVVSSSFFLILYSMEWGKEKSEEWLSSFFFSFLESVLVVDPVKVLLITILSLTILKHLKEEDNLKVDLEKLGVLASYSGTWETEQNIEKRELPRCSKISKNRIRKLRKKYEDETNARSALRELLSFTIYIIAIYIISVTERDKYSFGVKQNIENYLLYGRNGFNSINNTRAFYDWMNKTFIPAFYPVENYAGGSLRALERQWFKDMSGIRVGPARMRQVRMKESTCSYHKLTWPYTCVDSYIKAEEDRNAYCLGWQEYNKVSCGGYVYKYKYYTSDSWTYMDASDIWGMTIKGEYNSYGGGGYILKFVRNRENAHLLLEELLRYDWINRQSRAVSLEFTLFNPNVNLFGYVILLVEFTELGSVLTWSNIHAFKPVLSLSSLNSMALLCYATCIVYYIYLPFNVIWNFSVFGWSAWIKMPWNIVDCLSIILAYSAIAAFILRMEDTNTAINMFYEDKSTGANRFINYGHIVVWDTVFNVLLAVLVFLSTLKILKIVGYNKRFTEITAVISRAGKELLTFGTLLITLFFAFVSFAYLLFGSKLVGYKSMFKTCVSLVNTFIGRNKLRTLVEASPTTAEFFYMAYVVIVIMFMLTIFMSILNSSIKEVRLETAKHAVMFGMIKVLKKTFREFLQLFYIPKRKNQNKINVSEEVADDVDLKATLQSIRQTLKRYERVYVDDTDNPSSQIV